Proteins encoded within one genomic window of Candidatus Syntrophocurvum alkaliphilum:
- the lepA gene encoding translation elongation factor 4, giving the protein MQERIRNFSIIAHIDHGKSTLADRLLEFTNTLTEREMKEQFLDKMDLEREKGITIKLQPVRFNYTAKDGNEYLLNLIDTPGHVDFSYEVSRSLAACEGALLVVDASQGIEAQTLANVYMAMDLNLEMIGVANKIDLPGADVEGVKDEIENVIGLSKEEIIPISAKLGTGIEDVLEAIVENVPPPVGNENDSLKALIFDSYFDSYKGAISYIRIDSGTLKKGDMIKMMSTGKEFEVSEIGVLSPYMTQVDQLKAGEVGYLAAGIKNVGDTKVGDTITSAGNPAESALPGYKEVKPVVFCGLYPLENNDFEKLRDALDKLKLNDASLHYEPDSSEALGFGFRCGFLGLLHMEIIRERLEREYDLNLLATAPSVIYQVVLTDGEEEYIQNPTDWPSAQKIDSVLEPYVKASIMVPNDYVGTVMELCQDKRGNFINMEYITPLRVIVSYKLPLSEILYDFFDALKSRTRGYASLDYEISGYEVSDLVKLDILLNGETVDALSFIAHREKAYYRARSIAGKLRKIIPRQMYEVSIQATIGSKIIARETVKAIRKDVLAKCYGGDITRKKKLLEKQKEGKKRMKQIGHIEVPRDAFMTVLDIEND; this is encoded by the coding sequence AAAATTGCAACCTGTTAGGTTTAATTATACTGCTAAAGATGGAAATGAATATTTGTTAAATTTAATTGATACACCCGGTCATGTTGATTTTTCTTATGAAGTATCTAGGAGTTTAGCAGCATGTGAAGGGGCACTATTAGTAGTAGATGCTTCTCAAGGAATTGAAGCACAAACTTTAGCTAATGTATATATGGCTATGGATTTAAACTTAGAAATGATAGGTGTTGCTAATAAGATAGACTTACCTGGTGCGGATGTTGAAGGTGTAAAAGATGAAATTGAAAATGTAATAGGTCTAAGTAAAGAAGAGATTATACCTATTTCGGCTAAATTAGGCACTGGTATTGAGGATGTACTCGAAGCTATTGTGGAAAATGTTCCACCACCTGTTGGAAACGAAAACGATTCATTAAAGGCTTTAATATTTGATTCATATTTTGACTCATATAAAGGAGCAATATCTTATATTAGGATTGATTCTGGTACTTTAAAAAAAGGTGACATGATTAAGATGATGTCAACGGGTAAAGAGTTTGAAGTTAGTGAAATAGGTGTATTATCACCTTATATGACTCAGGTTGATCAACTAAAAGCAGGAGAAGTTGGTTATTTAGCTGCAGGAATAAAAAATGTAGGGGATACCAAGGTTGGTGATACTATCACAAGTGCTGGAAATCCTGCTGAAAGTGCTTTGCCTGGGTATAAAGAAGTCAAACCAGTTGTTTTCTGTGGTTTATACCCTCTAGAAAATAACGATTTTGAAAAATTAAGAGATGCTTTAGATAAATTAAAGCTAAATGATGCATCATTACATTATGAACCTGATAGTTCTGAAGCTTTAGGTTTTGGTTTTAGATGTGGCTTTTTAGGGCTTTTACACATGGAGATTATTCGCGAGCGATTAGAAAGAGAGTATGATCTTAACTTATTAGCCACAGCTCCAAGTGTAATATACCAAGTTGTATTAACTGATGGAGAAGAAGAATATATTCAAAATCCCACTGATTGGCCTAGTGCACAAAAAATTGATAGTGTTTTAGAGCCATATGTTAAAGCATCAATAATGGTTCCAAATGATTACGTTGGAACAGTAATGGAGCTTTGCCAAGATAAAAGAGGTAACTTTATAAATATGGAATATATAACCCCTCTTAGAGTAATAGTATCTTATAAGTTACCATTATCAGAAATTCTTTATGATTTCTTTGATGCTCTTAAATCAAGAACTAGAGGTTATGCTTCTTTAGATTATGAAATAAGTGGTTATGAGGTTTCTGATTTAGTTAAATTAGATATATTATTAAACGGGGAAACGGTAGATGCTTTAAGTTTTATAGCTCATAGAGAAAAAGCATATTATAGAGCTAGATCAATTGCAGGAAAACTTCGCAAAATAATACCGCGACAAATGTATGAAGTATCAATACAAGCGACAATTGGAAGTAAAATTATTGCAAGAGAAACGGTAAAAGCTATTAGAAAAGATGTTTTGGCAAAGTGTTATGGTGGAGATATTACCCGTAAGAAAAAACTTTTAGAAAAACAAAAAGAAGGAAAAAAACGCATGAAGCAAATTGGACACATTGAAGTGCCTAGAGATGCTTTTATGACAGTTTTAGATATAGAAAATGATTAA